A section of the Salmo salar chromosome ssa05, Ssal_v3.1, whole genome shotgun sequence genome encodes:
- the LOC106604791 gene encoding protocadherin beta-15: MIFLGSVEMEHRLASTRWTPLTGLVVCLLVCACVVDLVLAQIRYSIPEELDHGAFVGNIAEDLGLDVAKLSARRFRIVSGAKKQYLEVNLENGILFVNEKIDREELCERSPTCFLHLQVVIENPLELYRVEVEILDVNDNSPSFPWSEFNLEITESAAPGSRFPLESAHDQDVGTNSLRSYQLSSNEHFVLNIQTRNDGSKFAELVLGTPLDREQQKTHEMVLTAVDGGSPERSGTALITITVLDANDNVPVFDRSVYRASLVENAPRGTLVLKLNATDLDEGANGEVSYAFSGHAPLKVRELFSVDQYTGEIRVKGIVDYEKASVYELYVQAKDRGPSAVAVHSKVLVDVLDVNDNAPEVILTSVSTPVQEDAPPGTVIAVISVMDRDSGENGNVDCQIPSNVPFQLHSSFKNYYTLVTSEFLDREAVSEYNITLTARDLGSPSLSTRKTILVQVSDINDNPPRFAQPSYTVYVTENNAPGAFICSVTAFDPDSNQNAYLSYSILEGQIQGMPVSTYVSINSDNGNIYALRSFDYEQLRNFQIRVQSQDAGFPPLSSNVTVNVFVLDQNDNAPVIVSPLPKNGTVATEVVPRSVDAGHLVAKITALDADAGQNSRLSYQVLQATDPGLFSVALYTGEIRTIRRFVDKDATRQRVVILVKDNGQPPLSATVSILLSVVDNVPESLSDFGDLTLSPQPPSNLALYLIVSLSTISLIFLVAIIVLAAVKCYKDRETISGYNLPPFACCCCGGFQPEPPPEVFKKSNLNLQISTGAKVPTNCMEVNGNGTLSQAYCYKVCLTPESAKSDFMFLKPCSPVSTPRNNEAKGADNLAWSAHHRSSSVNNHSGATTPNELKQPNTDWTLTKNQNSSLKSCNSINMDGTLMRKAMHADPENYMTPMTGQYWTWGTHMRDYKMSPPATGPPPRSWTPRCTPSPQQQPQPQQPPLPPHPHPHPHPHPHPPPDYQHNVYIPGTPSALCTLRPAATHHRSELDVHNSFSTFGKKRRFIHSYEPQTDAAAAVINNDLYND, encoded by the exons ATGATTTTCTTGGGAAGCGTTGAGATGGAGCACAGGCTCGCGAGCACGCGGTGGACACCGTTAACCGGGCTGGTGGTGTGCCTGCTGGTGTGCGCGTGTGTGGTGGACCTGGTTCTGGCACAGATTCGGTACTCCATCCCCGAGGAGTTGGACCACGGGGCTTTTGTCGGTAACATCGCTGAGGACCTCGGTTTGGACGTGGCCAAACTGTCCGCCCGTCGCTTCCGGATAGTCTCCGGTGCCAAGAAACAGTACTTAGAGGTGAATCTGGAAAACGGCATTTTATTTGTTAACGAGAAGATCGACCGCGAGGAGCTGTGTGAACGGAGCCCGACCTGCTTCTTACACTTGCAAGTGGTGATCGAGAATCCGTTAGAACTGTACAGAGTGGAGGTGGAGATTTTGGATGTGAACGACAACTCTCCCAGTTTCCCGTGGAGCGAGTTCAATCTGGAGATTACAGAGTCAGCGGCGCCCGGGTCCCGGTTCCCGTTGGAGAGCGCGCATGACCAGGACGTGGGCACCAACTCGCTCCGATCCTACCAGCTGAGCTCCAACGAACACTTTGTTCTAAACATCCAGACACGTAATGACGGGAGCAAGTTTGCCGAGCTCGTGCTGGGGACCCCGCTGGACAGGGAGCAGCAGAAGACGCACGAGATGGTGCTCACAGCCGTGGACGGGGGGTCGCCAGAGCGTTCGGGCACGGCACTTATCACCATCACGGTGCTGGATGCCAACGACAACGTGCCCGTTTTCGACCGGTCTGTTTACCGGGCGAGCCTGGTAGAAAACGCACCGAGAGGGACTTTAGTGCTGAAGCTAAATGCCACTGATTTGGACGAGGGTGCGAACGGGGAGGTCTCATACGCGTTCAGTGGGCACGCACCGCTCAAAGTGCGCGAGCTGTTCAGCGTGGACCAGTATACGGGTGAGATCAGAGTGAAGGGGATTGTGGACTATGAGAAAGCGAGTGTTTATGAGCTGTATGTGCAGGCTAAAGACAGGGGTCCCTCAGCAGTGGCCGTGCACAGTAAGGTACTGGTGGATGTCTTAGATGTGAATGACAACGCGCCGGAAGTCATCCTCACCTCCGTATCCACACCTGTCCAGGAAGACGCGCCACCGGGCACGGTGATAGCCGTTATAAGCGTCATGGACCGGGACTCGGGAGAGAACGGGAATGTGGACTGCCAGATCCCCAGCAACGTCCCCTTCCAGCTGCACTCCTCTTTTAAGAACTACTACACTCTGGTGACTAGCGAGTTTCTCGACAGAGAAGCCGTCTCCGAGTACAACATCACCCTCACGGCCCGGGACCTGggctccccgtctctctctactCGGAAAACAATCCTCGTCCAAGTGTCTGATATTAATGATAACCCCCCGCGCTTCGCCCAGCCATCATACACAGTTTATGTGACCGAGAATAATGCCCCGGGCGCATTCATTTGCTCAGTCACTGCTTTCGACCCTGATTCTAATCAGAATGCCTATCTGTCCTACTCGATTCTAGAGGGTCAGATCCAGGGCATGCCCGTGTCCACTTACGTCTCCATCAACTCGGACAACGGAAACATTTACGCGCTGCGCTCCTTTGACTATGAGCAGCTAAGGAACTTTCAGATACGGGTGCAGTCGCAGGACGCCGGTTTCCCTCCGCTCAGCAGCAATGTCACGGTAAATGTGTTCGTTTTGGACCAGAATGATAATGCTCCGGTTATCGTGTCCCCATTGCCCAAGAACGGGACCGTGGCGACAGAGGTAGTCCCGAGGTCAGTGGATGCGGGGCACTTAGTCGCCAAGATCACTGCGCTAGATGCGGACGCAGGACAGAACTCGCGCCTCTCCTACCAGGTGCTCCAGGCTACGGACCCGGGGCTGTTCAGTGTCGCCCTCTACACGGGAGAAATAAGGACGATTCGCCGGTTCGTGGATAAGGACGCTACGAGGCAGAGAGTCGTCATCCTGGTCAAGGACAACGGGCAGCCGCCTCTCTCCGCCAccgtctctatcctcctctccgtGGTTGACAACGTGCCGGAGTCCCTGTCTGATTTCGGCGACCTCACTCTGAGCCCCCAGCCCCCCTCCAACCTCGCCCTCTACTTGATCGTGTCACTGAGCACCATCTCGCTAATCTTCCTGGTGGCTATTATCGTCCTGGCTGCGGTCAAGTGTTACAAGGACAGAGAGACCATCAGTGGGTATAACCTCCCCCCCTTCGCCTGCTGCTGTTGCGGGGGCTTCCAGCCAGAGCCGCCCCCGGAGGTGTTCAAGAAATCTAACCTAAACCTGCAGATCTCCACCGGGGCGAAGGTGCCCACCAACTGCATGGAGGTCAACGGCAACGGTACTCTGTCCCAAGCCTACTGTTATAAAGTATGTCTGACCCCGGAGTCAGCTAAGAGTGACTTTATGTTCCTGAAGCCGTGCAGCCCCGTTAGCACCCCGAGGAACAACGAGGCAAAGGGGGCTGATAACTTGGCTTGGAGCGCGCACCACCGGAGCTCATCGGTGAATAACCACTCCGGAGCCACCACTCCAAATGAG CTCAAGCAACCAAACACAGACTGGACCCTCACAAAGAACCAGAACTCCTCTTTGAAAAG CTGTAACTCTATCAACATGGATGGCACTCTGATGAGGAAGGCCATGCATGCAGACCCAGAGAACTACATGACACCCATGACGGGCCAGTACTGGACCTGGGGTACCCACATGAGGG ACTACAAGATGTCTCCTCCTGCCACTGGGCCTCCTCCTCGCTCATGGACCCCCCGGTGCACCCCTTCACCCCAGcaacagccccaaccccagcagCCTCCACTCCCCCCACACCCCCACCCTCATCCCCACCCTCACCCCCACCCACCTCCAGACTACCAGCATAACGTGTACATCCCGGGCACGCCGTCGGCCCTGTGCACCCTGAGGCCAGCAGCCACCCACCACCGCAGCGAGCTGGACGTCCACAACTCCTTCTCCACCTTCGGCAAGAAGAGACGCTTCATCCACAGCTACGAGCCCCAGACAGACGCAGCAGCAGCTGTCATCAACAACGACCTGTATAACGATTAA
- the LOC123743244 gene encoding RNA-binding protein 25-like, translating into RERERDRDRQRERDRETERERQRQRQRQRQRERQTERERQRETERERERERQRQTERERQRDRERETETETETERDRERDRERETETERDRERQRERQRERERERETERERQRERDRERQRERERERERERERDRERDRERETERERERERERERERDREREREIETDRQRQRQRERETDRERAERQRERQRERERERERERERDRERDRERERERERERERETERDRERDRERERERERERDRERDERERQRERERERERERERERERERERERERERDRERERERRERDRETERERQRERERETERDERQRERERERDRERERETERQRDRDRERERERERERERERDRERETERERQRERDRETERERERERERERDRERERETETERQRE; encoded by the coding sequence agagagagagagagagacagagacagacagagagagagagacagagagacagagagagagagacagagacagagacagagacagagacagagagagagacagacagagagagagagacagagagagacagagagagagagagagagagagagacagagacagacagagagagagagacagagagacagagagagagagacagagacagagacagagacagagagagacagagagagagacagagagagagagacagagacagagagagacagagagagacagagagagagacagagagagagagagagagagagagagacagagagagagagacagagagagagagacagagagagacagagagagagagagagagagagagagagagagagagagagagacagagagagagacagagagagagagacagagagagagagagagagagagagagagagagagagagagagagacagagagagagagagagagatagagacagacagacagagacagagacagagagagagagagacagacagagagagagcagagagacagagagagagacagagagagagagagagagagagagagagagagagagagagagacagagagagagacagagagagagagagagagagagagagagagagagagagagagacagagagagacagagagagagacagagagagagagagagagagagagagagagagagacagagagagagacgagagagagagacagagagagagagagagagagagagagagagagagagagagagagagagagagagagagagagagagagagagagagagagagagacagagagagagagagagagagacgagagagagacagagagacagagagagagagacagagagagagagagagagagacagagagagacgagagacagagagagagagagagagagagagacagagagagagagagagagacagagagacagagagacagagacagagagagagagagagagagagagagagagagagagagagagagagacagagagagagagacagagagagagagacagagagagagagacagagagacagagagagagagagagagagagagagagagagagagagacagagagagagagagagagacagagacagagagacagagagag